From Thermodesulfobacteriota bacterium, a single genomic window includes:
- a CDS encoding diaminopimelate decarboxylase has translation MPMSDTFKKRLFPKVEKIADHFGTPFHIYDEAGIRETGRALVSALAGAPGFREFFAVKALPNPKIMEIMKSMGFGFDCSSIPELVLSRKLGAGPDDIMFTSNNTSAEEFAAALAEGGCILNLDDISLIDKVPKIPDLICFRYNPGERRTGNAIIGNPVEAKYGLTHDQMVAAYQAVYDRGVRRFGLHAMIASNERNYTYMVTTAEMLLDLAGEISRAVPVRFEFINIGGGLGIPYRPEDKPLDIKAMGENIAAAFFRFSQNNGYAPNLFIESGRYMTGPHGALVTRVINHKDIYRKYVGVDASMSALMRPGIYGAHHEISVPGREGGNLERVDVVGALCENIDKFAVQRLIPETREGDLMVIHDTGAHGIAMGFNYNGRLRPKELLLREDGAVELIRRQETMDDYFATLKFEKKVLSD, from the coding sequence ATGCCCATGTCAGACACCTTTAAGAAGCGCCTTTTCCCGAAGGTGGAAAAAATAGCCGACCACTTCGGCACCCCCTTCCATATTTATGACGAGGCCGGCATCCGCGAAACCGGCCGGGCACTGGTGTCCGCCCTGGCCGGGGCGCCAGGTTTCAGGGAGTTCTTCGCGGTCAAGGCCCTGCCCAACCCGAAAATCATGGAAATCATGAAGTCCATGGGATTCGGGTTCGACTGCAGCTCCATCCCGGAGCTGGTCCTGTCGAGGAAACTCGGCGCCGGGCCGGACGACATCATGTTCACCTCCAACAACACCTCGGCCGAGGAGTTCGCCGCGGCCCTGGCCGAAGGCGGCTGCATCCTCAACTTAGACGACATCTCGCTTATCGACAAGGTGCCCAAAATTCCCGACCTGATCTGTTTCCGCTACAACCCCGGTGAAAGGCGCACCGGCAACGCCATCATCGGCAACCCGGTGGAAGCCAAGTACGGCCTGACCCACGACCAGATGGTTGCCGCCTATCAGGCCGTGTATGACAGGGGCGTCCGGCGGTTCGGCCTGCACGCCATGATCGCCTCCAACGAACGCAACTACACCTACATGGTCACTACCGCCGAAATGCTCCTTGACCTGGCCGGGGAGATTTCCCGGGCCGTGCCCGTCCGGTTCGAGTTCATCAATATCGGCGGGGGACTTGGCATCCCCTACCGTCCAGAAGACAAACCCCTGGACATCAAGGCCATGGGGGAAAACATCGCCGCCGCCTTTTTCCGTTTTTCCCAGAACAACGGCTATGCGCCGAACCTGTTCATCGAAAGCGGCCGCTACATGACCGGCCCCCACGGTGCCCTGGTCACCCGGGTTATCAACCACAAGGACATTTACAGAAAATATGTGGGCGTGGACGCCAGTATGTCGGCCCTGATGAGGCCCGGCATCTACGGCGCCCACCATGAGATCAGCGTGCCCGGCCGGGAGGGTGGCAACCTGGAGCGGGTGGACGTGGTCGGTGCCCTGTGCGAGAACATCGACAAGTTCGCCGTCCAGCGCCTGATCCCGGAAACCCGGGAGGGAGACCTGATGGTGATCCATGATACCGGCGCCCACGGCATTGCCATGGGGTTCAACTACAACGGCCGGCTGCGGCCCAAGGAGCTGCTGCTGCGCGAAGACGGGGCCGTGGAGCTCATCCGCCGCCAGGAAACCATGGACGATTATTTCGCTACGCTGAAGTTTGAGAAAAAAGTTTTAAGTGATTAA
- a CDS encoding lysophospholipid acyltransferase family protein: protein MGTDIHKIKWTMAALARLVTWIVKLWFGTVRVKVIDQDIYDQYFTNHRTTGNVVAGAWHRNAIFFFYHFRKLNNACTLVSRSKDGDFTARVAELFGYDVIRGSSSKGGHEALMEMVDYMNREPAKICGTPMDGPRGPARVMKKGMLVLAMETDSWFIPMACSGTRVITFHKAWDKTIIPKPFSTIYMTFGTPIKIPKGTSKEALEKIREEKETELNRITDRADDISGYA, encoded by the coding sequence ATGGGAACCGATATACATAAAATCAAATGGACCATGGCTGCCCTGGCCCGACTGGTGACATGGATCGTAAAGCTCTGGTTCGGAACGGTCCGGGTCAAGGTAATTGATCAGGACATTTATGATCAGTATTTTACCAACCACCGCACCACCGGCAATGTCGTGGCCGGGGCCTGGCATCGCAACGCCATTTTTTTCTTTTATCATTTCCGGAAATTGAACAACGCCTGCACCCTGGTCAGCCGCAGCAAAGACGGCGACTTCACGGCCAGGGTGGCGGAACTGTTCGGTTATGACGTCATCCGGGGGTCTTCATCCAAAGGCGGCCACGAGGCCCTGATGGAGATGGTGGATTACATGAACCGGGAACCGGCCAAGATCTGCGGCACGCCCATGGATGGCCCACGGGGGCCGGCGCGGGTCATGAAAAAAGGGATGCTGGTTCTGGCCATGGAAACCGACTCCTGGTTTATTCCCATGGCCTGCTCCGGAACCCGTGTCATCACCTTCCACAAGGCCTGGGATAAGACCATCATCCCCAAGCCTTTCAGCACCATATATATGACCTTCGGCACGCCGATCAAAATCCCGAAGGGCACTTCCAAGGAAGCGCTGGAAAAGATTAGAGAGGAAAAAGAAACCGAGCTGAACCGGATCACCGACCGGGCGGATGACATATCCGGATATGCCTGA